A window from Hemibagrus wyckioides isolate EC202008001 linkage group LG17, SWU_Hwy_1.0, whole genome shotgun sequence encodes these proteins:
- the il10ra gene encoding interleukin-10 receptor subunit alpha, with protein MERNLWVSTLIILLHLTLYISADMIPGNVTVHIWEGNVTITWDHPQENPGDYLYQVQLLHYPDSSQVWSNVSHCNLLKTTVCNIGNLSVDSNYRVRVGALSTQNKIYWSYKRHINIRRSQLIAPTFTLSSTSYSVRVKIYRKKILNEIFTNGVQYTTYLWPAGQEHQTLTKSDDDDDDGEGEIKFTSLQPLQVYCVLVKVESIASDASNTSSVHCIKLPIDWTLIICLILLGLLGMVGFLMLCICFLRRPQKMPTALKLVSIWKPMTIESVQVETVTEKGWIIIINKTDTKKNIEFIEEDIERRGSLDSGVSIEQPLLSVTNTKTEIQNGDVQVDSGCESLEGTEGSGTTRQFSINEIRCSGTNEGREDSGLGLGRHEGSGSLEGEDTGLLSKVNVGVGYRSQSPSSVDALNDMDSNIAAPSAGYRSGQVNCMCSAHECCIWCKSKNTFTEDCQTVTQSQTDSRQINDGNSVSSGYSKNSLMQTVSLLNIEDPMTKPVLSDNNCADSLICPLLLQNEQKQDDAMDRRSFTLDNMELTFSSTACW; from the exons ATGGAAAGGAACCTCTGGGTTTCAACTCTAATCATTTTACTCCACTTGACACTTTACATATCAG CGGATATGATACCAGGAAATGTCACTGTTCACATATGGGAGGGAAATGTAACTATAACCTGGGACCATCCTCAGGAAAACCCTGGGGATTACCTTTATCAAGTACAACTGCTTCA TTATCCTGATTCTAGTCAAGTCTGGTCCAATGTGTCCCACTGTAATCTTCTTAAAACCACCGTATGCAACATTGGAAATCTTTCTGTGGATTCAAATTACAGAGTGCGAGTTGGAGCACTCTCAACTCAAAACAAAATTTACTGGAGTTATAAACGGCATATTAATATTCGGCGCA GTCAGCTGATTGCCCCAACGTTCACCTTGTCATCCACCTCATACTCTGTGCGAGTCAAAATATACAGGAAAAAGATACTTAATGAGATCTTTACCAATGGTGTGCAATACACCACGTACCTGTGGCCAGCTGGACAGGAACATCAG ACATTGACcaagagtgatgatgatgatgatgatggtgagggtgaGATAAAGTTCACCTCATTACAGCCGTTACAAGTGTACTGTGTGCTTGTGAAGGTGGAAAGTATAGCCAGTGATGCTAGCAACACCTCTTCTGTACACTGCATAAAGCTGCCAATAG ATTGGACACTGATTATTTGCCTCATTTTACTCGGACTGTTGGGCATGGTGGGTTTTCTAATGCTCTGTATTTGTTTCCTGAGGCGACCCCAGAAAATGCCCACTGCTTTG AAACTTGTAAGTATATGGAAGCCCATGACCATTGAATCTGTCCAAGTGGAGACCGTGACAGAGAAGGGATGGATAATCATCATcaacaaaacagacacaaagaaGAACATTGAATTTATTGAGGAAGAcatagagaggagaggaagcCTTGACAGTGGAGTAAGCATAGAACAGCCGCTATTGTCTGTCACCAATACTAAGACAGAGATACAAAATGGTGATGTACAAGTGGACAGTGGTTGTGAAAGTCTGGAGGGAACTGAAGGCAGTGGAACCACAAGACAGTTCTCCATAAATGAAATACGCTGCAGTGGAACAAATGAGGGAAGAGAGGATAGTGGATTAGGACTGGGCCGTCATGAAGGTTCTGGTTCTCTAGAAGGGGAAGACACTGGACTGTTGTCCAAGGTAAATGTTGGAGTTGGATATCGAAGTCAAAGTCCCTCAAGTGTGGATGCTCTGAATGACATGGACTCAAACATAGCTGCTCCATCAGCTGGATACAGGTCTGGTCAGGTGAATTGTATGTGTTCAGCTCATGAATGCTGCATATGGTGCAAATCTAAGAATACTTTCACTGAAGACTGTCAAACAGTAACACAGTCACAGACAGACTCTAGACAAATTAATGATGGGAACTCTGTGAGTTCTGGCTACTCGAAAAATAGTTTAATGCAAACAGTTAGCCTTTTAAATATAGAAGACCCAATGACAAAGCCTGTGCTGTCAGATAATAACTGTGCTGATTCTCTGATCTGTCCACTACTTCTGcaaaatgaacagaaacaaGATGATGCAATGGACAGGAGATCTTTCACACTTGATAACATGGAACTTACATTTTCCTCAACTGCTTGCTGGTGA